The Aptenodytes patagonicus chromosome 18, bAptPat1.pri.cur, whole genome shotgun sequence genome includes the window TTCCtggggcgctgccgccgccgcctcctccgggACAGGGGTGGCACGGCCCCGGCCAGGCAGGCTCCGCTCTGCCGCAGCTCACGGCCGAGCCCCACCAGCAGAACTCCCGCTCCCAGGCTGCGGGGACCGGCCGCCTCGCTCTCACTTTAAGCCAGCTTTTTTCAAGTCCTCTGGCAGAACCCGGCCTTTCTTCCGGGCCCTGGctttcttcttctccatcctatccttcttcttcttctgaatGTTCTTGCGACGCTTTTCCTGCCGCTGTTGCATCTTTTCTACCACTTTTTCTGTCCGCTTCTCCCACAGCCTTTGGCGTTGCGCTTTACGCTTCTCCTTACGCTTCAGAGCTGCTTTCAGACGCTCCTCGTTGTCATGAATCTTCACACCTTCCGCCTTATAGAGAACATTTGTCCATTTCATCTTGGTTTCCACCTCCTGAGCTTTCTTCTGGTCCTTATCCTTGAGCTCCTCCAGCTTACTCTTCCTGGTCTCCAGCCTGCTCAGCAGCTGCTTGTAGTTTTTGCCCGTCAGAGGAGTGATCTTGCCTTtcactgctttcctcttctctttcttcttctggaTCTTGTTCAACTCATTCTCTTCATGGACTTCGACCCTGTTAAAGACAATCTCGGCTGTGCTCTCCTCCTTTTTGCTTTCTGGCTCTACTGGTACCTCCTcagtttctttcttctccatttttgcCTTCATCTTCAACTCCTTTCTTCGGcgcttctttctctctctctcatacttCCTTCGCTGCCTCCTCTCCAGGACTGCAGGGGGTAATTCCTTGGCATCATCCTAAGAAGAAGGATGGACATGAATCAGGAGCCTTAAAAGGATAAAGCAGAATTAGAAGCGGGATGTCCTTAAGTTCCCGATTTCAAACTTCTCCTAAGAAGCACAGTACACGCGACAAGAAGCCGTGGGCTCAGCTTCTGGAGATACTAAACACGGTAAAGGCATTTCAAACCCTTTACTCTCCCTCGACACCCCGTAGCCATGTTCCCTTTCAGGCTcttagtgcttttcttttttctataaaTCACCAGAGGCACGCTCTCCTCCGAGCCAGGCCCTACCTTTTCTCACGTGTTTTTCCAGACCACGGAATACACGCAGGGTCTCCCATCAATACCTACAGGCTCTCCCTTAGGAGATGGAATTAGCT containing:
- the SURF6 gene encoding surfeit locus protein 6, translated to MLASLAARDSYLQGLARKVCLQHAPEPRERKFVSKPGQPEDAGRQLKKKKRKKPKKQAEKRNAPSVNQVVSNTNKPTPGQKAAPQASKSSPRGVAGSRNEGLVTGKKSELGSPSFLAMNLLRQRLHEKIKKASGQDDAKELPPAVLERRQRRKYERERKKRRRKELKMKAKMEKKETEEVPVEPESKKEESTAEIVFNRVEVHEENELNKIQKKKEKRKAVKGKITPLTGKNYKQLLSRLETRKSKLEELKDKDQKKAQEVETKMKWTNVLYKAEGVKIHDNEERLKAALKRKEKRKAQRQRLWEKRTEKVVEKMQQRQEKRRKNIQKKKKDRMEKKKARARKKGRVLPEDLKKAGLK